Proteins from a single region of Paenibacillus sp. BIHB 4019:
- a CDS encoding chemotaxis protein CheA, protein MFDNSEFRQVFLEELEEQIMTMEEEILSLEKQGSHSEGIQRLFRAAHTIKGSSAAMGYMELKQLTHEWEHLLDMLRNEELTMTRELTNLFFQCLDFIKDLQNSIIQEVLLPDPTAMIKELERFSKANAGSAASKQEAAVEALPEDAEQALQASIHNGQAVFLITVRLTEDCMMKLARISIIDLSLRALGEVLWSEPNLKLVQDDRDIHAIRWLIAGDAEPNALEQAVAGLMDVQSVRVEKAEPSQQKFAAAAATEEQLLEFAASSASSPETDEADKPQQARAAAKQQTIRVNVERLENVLDLLGELVIDQTRLKQAIQTLHQVHGHSETMDDLGEISDHLSRLIGSLQENVMKVRMLPIEQLFNRFPRMVRDLAQTLHKQVDLQMIGGDTELDRTLIEEVGDPMIHLIRNAVDHGIEMPEERLKRGKSEQGMVRISAAHEDNQVVVVVEDDGGGIDTGKLRKSAVAKGVISEEEAAMMDEHKALRLIFHPGFSTASQLSDVSGRGVGMDIVRTDIERLGGIIDIDTTVGVGTKFTIRLPLTLAITTGLLVKASDQTFILPMSAVVEIIRVDTSTLKMIKGSPVIKIRNQIVPFIWLHEMFGYERQEGGPDKIPVVMIGRAEQRLAIAVDQLLGNQEVVIKTLGSYVGKVDGISGATILGNGRIALILEIGGIMKKASGLI, encoded by the coding sequence ATGTTCGATAACTCGGAATTCAGGCAAGTGTTTCTTGAAGAATTAGAGGAACAGATTATGACGATGGAAGAAGAGATTTTGTCATTGGAAAAGCAGGGCTCTCACTCCGAGGGCATTCAGCGGCTATTCCGGGCAGCCCATACGATTAAAGGCTCATCCGCCGCTATGGGCTACATGGAGCTCAAGCAGCTCACCCATGAGTGGGAGCATTTGCTTGATATGCTGCGTAATGAAGAGCTTACGATGACGCGCGAGTTAACAAATTTGTTTTTCCAATGCTTGGACTTCATTAAGGATTTGCAAAACAGCATTATCCAAGAGGTGCTTCTGCCAGACCCAACGGCGATGATTAAGGAGCTTGAACGCTTTTCTAAAGCAAATGCTGGCTCAGCGGCATCTAAACAGGAGGCGGCAGTAGAAGCTTTGCCGGAGGATGCGGAGCAAGCGCTGCAAGCAAGTATACATAACGGACAAGCCGTATTTCTAATAACGGTCCGGCTTACTGAGGATTGCATGATGAAGCTGGCCCGCATTAGCATTATAGACCTTTCTTTGCGGGCATTGGGTGAGGTGCTGTGGAGCGAGCCTAATCTGAAGCTGGTGCAGGATGACCGGGATATTCACGCCATACGCTGGTTGATTGCCGGGGATGCGGAGCCGAATGCATTAGAGCAGGCAGTTGCTGGTCTGATGGATGTGCAAAGCGTAAGAGTAGAGAAGGCAGAGCCTTCTCAGCAGAAGTTTGCCGCGGCAGCAGCAACGGAGGAGCAGCTTCTGGAATTTGCCGCAAGCAGTGCCAGTTCGCCGGAGACTGATGAAGCAGACAAGCCGCAGCAGGCCAGAGCAGCAGCGAAGCAGCAGACGATCCGCGTTAATGTGGAGCGGCTGGAAAATGTGCTCGATTTGCTGGGAGAGCTGGTCATCGACCAAACGCGCTTGAAGCAAGCGATTCAGACGCTGCATCAAGTGCATGGACATTCGGAAACGATGGATGACCTTGGCGAAATTAGCGACCACCTGTCGAGGCTGATCGGCAGCCTTCAGGAAAACGTAATGAAGGTGCGGATGCTTCCTATCGAACAGCTGTTCAATCGTTTTCCACGCATGGTTCGCGATTTGGCGCAAACGCTGCATAAGCAGGTAGATTTGCAAATGATTGGCGGAGATACAGAGCTTGACCGCACGCTCATTGAAGAGGTAGGCGATCCGATGATCCATTTGATCCGCAACGCTGTTGACCATGGCATTGAAATGCCGGAAGAACGGCTGAAGCGTGGCAAGTCCGAGCAGGGGATGGTTCGTATTAGCGCTGCGCATGAGGATAATCAGGTGGTCGTCGTCGTAGAAGATGATGGTGGCGGCATTGATACGGGCAAGCTGCGAAAATCCGCTGTCGCCAAAGGCGTCATTAGCGAAGAGGAAGCGGCGATGATGGATGAGCATAAAGCGCTGCGCCTTATTTTTCACCCGGGCTTCTCCACGGCTTCGCAGCTTAGCGATGTATCGGGCAGAGGCGTCGGCATGGATATCGTGCGAACGGATATTGAGCGGCTGGGCGGCATTATAGATATCGATACGACGGTCGGTGTGGGAACGAAGTTTACGATTCGGCTGCCGCTGACGCTTGCGATTACGACGGGCCTGCTCGTGAAGGCGAGCGACCAAACGTTTATTTTGCCGATGAGCGCGGTTGTCGAAATTATTCGGGTTGATACGAGTACGCTCAAGATGATTAAAGGCTCGCCGGTCATTAAAATCCGCAATCAAATTGTTCCATTCATTTGGCTCCATGAAATGTTCGGTTATGAGCGGCAGGAGGGCGGCCCAGACAAAATTCCGGTCGTCATGATCGGCAGGGCGGAGCAGCGGCTGGCGATTGCGGTTGATCAGCTGCTTGGCAATCAAGAGGTCGTTATTAAGACGCTCGGTTCCTATGTAGGCAAAGTAGATGGCATTTCGGGCGCGACGATTTTAGGCAATGGCCGCATTGCGTTAATTTTGGAAATTGGCGGCATTATGAAAAAAGCGAGCGGTTTGATCTAA
- a CDS encoding chemotaxis response regulator protein-glutamate methylesterase encodes MHRILVADDSSFMRHLIKRYVEEDPEIQVVGEAKNGEEAIAETLRLRPDVITMDVEMPGMDGLTALSEIMARRPTPVIMLSSFQKFGDAEIVMALQRGAVDFVAKPSGELSADLYKVKSELCEKIKNAAGAPIKRLLKLAGLTQAEAPPQPLSLLPLLRNARLRTASVVNELVAIGTSTGGPQALTVLLKGLPASFPHPIVIVQHMPAPFTASLAHRLDAVSALKVVEAKNGQQLANGTVFIAPGDSHMNVEEKEGSYWIKLHQKPIAGLHRPSVDELFRSIMALGRLKRHLVLLTGMGSDGAEQMLRARNAGQAATTIAESKETCIVYGMPRAAVERGIVDYVLPIEQISKKLLEIISG; translated from the coding sequence ATGCATCGAATACTCGTGGCAGATGACTCTTCTTTTATGCGGCATTTAATTAAGAGATACGTGGAAGAAGATCCGGAAATTCAAGTAGTGGGCGAAGCGAAAAATGGCGAGGAAGCAATTGCCGAGACGCTTCGGCTGCGGCCCGATGTCATTACGATGGATGTGGAAATGCCAGGCATGGACGGCTTGACGGCGCTCTCGGAAATTATGGCCCGCAGGCCAACTCCGGTCATCATGCTCAGCTCCTTTCAAAAATTTGGCGATGCGGAAATCGTTATGGCACTGCAGCGCGGAGCGGTTGATTTCGTCGCCAAGCCGTCTGGCGAGCTGTCGGCAGACCTTTATAAAGTAAAGTCAGAATTATGTGAAAAAATAAAAAACGCGGCGGGGGCGCCGATTAAACGGCTGCTGAAGCTGGCGGGCTTGACGCAGGCAGAAGCGCCCCCACAGCCATTGTCGCTTCTGCCATTGTTGAGGAATGCCAGACTGCGCACAGCTTCCGTCGTTAATGAACTGGTCGCTATCGGCACCTCTACAGGCGGCCCGCAAGCGCTCACGGTTTTATTGAAAGGCTTGCCAGCCTCTTTTCCGCATCCCATCGTCATCGTGCAGCATATGCCAGCTCCTTTCACGGCATCGCTTGCCCACAGGCTGGACGCTGTCAGTGCCTTAAAGGTTGTAGAAGCGAAAAATGGGCAGCAGCTGGCAAATGGGACAGTGTTTATTGCGCCTGGCGATAGCCATATGAATGTGGAGGAAAAGGAAGGCAGCTACTGGATCAAGCTGCATCAGAAGCCTATTGCGGGCTTGCATCGTCCTTCCGTAGATGAGCTGTTCCGCTCCATTATGGCGCTTGGCCGTTTAAAGCGGCATTTGGTGCTGCTCACTGGGATGGGCAGTGATGGAGCGGAGCAAATGCTGCGAGCGAGAAACGCCGGCCAAGCGGCGACGACGATTGCGGAGTCGAAGGAAACGTGCATCGTATACGGCATGCCAAGGGCGGCGGTGGAGCGAGGCATCGTCGACTATGTGCTGCCGATTGAGCAAATTAGCAAAAAGCTGCTGGAAATCATAAGCGGTTAA
- a CDS encoding glycine betaine/L-proline ABC transporter ATP-binding protein, with protein sequence MAIIEAKKLTKIFGADPKKAIPLLDKGWSKEKILKETKLTVGVNQANFSIEAGQIFVIMGLSGSGKSTLVRLLNRLIEPTGGQVLFNGKDVLKMTAEQLRQFRRKHVGMVFQKFALFPHRTVLQNIEYGLEVQGIHKSKRREMAIQSLELVGLKGYGDSYPEQLSGGMQQRVGLARGLASDPEVLLMDEAFSALDPLIRKDMQDELLELQSKMKKTIVFITHDLNEALRIGDQIALMKDGSIVQIGSPEEILMQPANKYVERFVEDVDLSKVLTASHVMAKAETITNERGPRVALQLMRARSISSLYMVDREMRLLGVITADDAAKALKEGLSLESLTQRDVPTVSPDTLLNELFELMGNARLPVAVIGENSRLKGIVIKGAVLAALAGNTEIEAGVKA encoded by the coding sequence ATGGCTATTATAGAAGCTAAAAAGCTGACCAAGATTTTCGGAGCAGATCCAAAAAAAGCGATACCGCTGCTGGATAAAGGCTGGTCAAAGGAAAAGATTTTAAAAGAAACGAAGCTGACTGTCGGCGTGAATCAAGCTAATTTTTCGATAGAAGCCGGACAAATTTTTGTCATTATGGGCTTATCGGGCAGCGGCAAATCGACGCTCGTTCGCTTGTTGAATCGCTTAATTGAGCCGACGGGCGGACAGGTGCTGTTTAATGGCAAGGATGTCCTGAAAATGACGGCTGAGCAGCTTAGACAGTTTCGGCGCAAGCATGTCGGGATGGTATTTCAGAAGTTTGCGCTGTTCCCGCATCGTACGGTGCTGCAAAATATCGAATACGGCCTTGAAGTTCAAGGCATTCATAAGTCGAAGCGCCGGGAAATGGCGATTCAATCTTTAGAGCTTGTCGGCTTGAAAGGCTACGGCGACAGTTATCCCGAGCAGCTAAGCGGCGGGATGCAGCAGCGCGTAGGCCTTGCAAGGGGACTTGCCAGCGATCCAGAGGTACTGCTGATGGATGAGGCGTTCAGTGCCCTTGATCCGCTTATCCGCAAGGATATGCAGGATGAGCTGCTGGAGCTGCAATCGAAGATGAAAAAAACGATCGTCTTCATTACCCATGATTTGAATGAGGCGCTGCGCATTGGCGACCAAATTGCCTTAATGAAAGACGGCAGCATCGTGCAAATCGGCTCGCCGGAAGAAATTTTGATGCAGCCGGCCAATAAATATGTCGAGCGTTTCGTCGAGGACGTCGATTTGTCCAAGGTGCTCACCGCCTCCCATGTAATGGCGAAGGCCGAGACGATTACGAATGAGAGAGGACCGCGCGTTGCGCTCCAGCTTATGCGTGCCAGAAGCATTTCCAGCTTGTACATGGTAGATAGGGAAATGCGCTTGCTTGGTGTCATTACGGCTGACGATGCTGCCAAGGCATTGAAGGAAGGGCTGTCGCTTGAATCGTTGACCCAGCGTGATGTTCCAACCGTATCACCCGATACGCTGCTCAATGAGCTGTTCGAGCTGATGGGCAATGCCCGATTGCCCGTTGCTGTCATCGGCGAAAATAGCCGATTAAAGGGCATCGTCATTAAAGGCGCAGTGCTTGCCGCACTCGCAGGCAATACCGAAATAGAGGCAGGTGTTAAAGCATGA
- a CDS encoding chemotaxis protein CheW: MQGVDQMQYVQFSVGEESYGIRIAEVHEIIRMQDITEIPNCQFYVKGVINLRGKIIPVISLRSLFSLDEDVYSKATRIVVVHHQEESIGIIVDRVHKVTTFQDIQPPPERVGGINGAYFTGIGLTESELVGILKIDEVLLRD; the protein is encoded by the coding sequence ATGCAAGGGGTAGATCAGATGCAGTATGTACAATTTAGCGTTGGAGAAGAAAGTTATGGCATCCGAATAGCAGAAGTCCATGAAATTATACGGATGCAGGACATTACCGAAATACCCAACTGCCAGTTTTATGTGAAGGGCGTCATCAATTTACGGGGCAAAATTATTCCGGTCATTAGCTTGCGCTCATTATTTTCGCTCGATGAGGATGTGTATTCGAAAGCGACGCGCATCGTTGTCGTACATCATCAGGAGGAATCGATTGGCATTATTGTCGACCGGGTGCATAAGGTCACGACGTTCCAAGATATTCAGCCTCCGCCAGAGCGGGTAGGCGGCATAAACGGCGCCTATTTTACCGGAATCGGTCTTACAGAATCAGAGCTGGTCGGCATATTGAAGATCGATGAGGTGCTGCTGCGCGACTAA
- a CDS encoding response regulator has protein sequence MLNVAVVDDEYWALEEMKEYLSNCEGVGSIMLYDDPLEGLTAIKREPPDIVFIDIMMPTVSGLVFAEELLASCPETAAVFVTAFDDFALKAYELNVEDYLLKPVAPERVKRSIERLLRRRKGRGTLTAHAAVQRDQIDVQCFGKLSLHGAGGPVKWKVSKTKELFAYLWTNRECKVGDIFEDVFPGMDESKARAYLHTCIYQLRQILRCNGLDGKIRIESLRETYKLTAGDLSSDMLRFQQLAKRAVDTGSLILLRQAAALYTEEVLTDIPGVWVYQLREHYRLIGALVIERLVEGLLVQGEVYSATEYALGYLNKEPYDEGALWLVVRCYMRGGNRMKANLVFTQFCKRSAGEMGVYSQAELIGRYESLVQAT, from the coding sequence ATGCTGAACGTTGCGGTGGTGGATGATGAGTATTGGGCGCTTGAGGAAATGAAGGAGTATTTGTCGAATTGTGAAGGGGTAGGCTCCATTATGCTTTACGATGATCCGCTTGAAGGGCTGACGGCGATCAAGCGTGAGCCGCCGGATATCGTATTTATTGACATTATGATGCCGACCGTTTCGGGCCTTGTATTTGCCGAGGAGCTGCTTGCGTCTTGCCCGGAGACAGCGGCTGTATTTGTGACGGCATTTGACGATTTTGCGCTTAAGGCCTACGAACTGAATGTAGAGGATTATTTATTGAAACCCGTTGCTCCGGAGCGGGTAAAGCGCTCTATCGAGCGTTTGCTTCGCCGCAGAAAGGGAAGAGGTACATTAACGGCCCATGCTGCTGTGCAGCGTGACCAAATCGATGTTCAATGCTTTGGCAAGCTAAGCCTTCATGGAGCTGGAGGGCCAGTCAAATGGAAGGTGTCGAAAACGAAGGAACTGTTCGCGTATTTATGGACGAACCGCGAATGCAAGGTAGGCGACATTTTCGAGGATGTGTTCCCAGGCATGGACGAATCGAAGGCGAGGGCGTATCTGCATACTTGCATTTACCAGCTTCGACAAATACTAAGGTGCAACGGGCTTGACGGGAAAATTCGCATTGAATCGCTGCGGGAAACCTACAAGCTGACAGCGGGCGATTTGTCTTCCGATATGCTGAGGTTTCAGCAATTAGCGAAGCGTGCAGTCGATACGGGCAGCTTGATTTTGCTGCGGCAGGCGGCTGCCCTCTATACCGAAGAGGTGCTGACGGATATTCCTGGCGTTTGGGTGTATCAGCTGCGCGAGCATTATCGGCTCATAGGAGCTCTTGTGATTGAGCGTCTTGTTGAAGGATTGCTCGTGCAGGGAGAAGTTTATTCAGCGACGGAATACGCACTGGGATATTTGAACAAGGAGCCCTACGATGAAGGTGCCTTGTGGCTCGTAGTTCGCTGCTATATGCGGGGCGGCAACCGGATGAAGGCGAACCTTGTTTTCACGCAATTTTGCAAGCGCAGCGCGGGAGAGATGGGCGTGTACTCGCAGGCCGAGCTGATTGGCCGTTATGAGTCGCTTGTGCAGGCAACTTGA
- a CDS encoding proline/glycine betaine ABC transporter permease, giving the protein MNIPKIPLADWIGALETWLETHLGPLFKLIKVVVGETVGGLNAVLDFFPAIVLIILFTAAAWFLGKWRMALFTFIGLLIIDNLGYWSQTMQTLSLVLTSALISVVVGVPVGILCARKNSIQNIVTPILDFMQTMPAFVYLLPAVSFFSLGVVPGVIASIIFAIPPTIRMTNLGIRQVPEELTEAADAFGSTPSQKLIKLQLPIALPSIMAGINQTIMLSLSMVVIASMIGAQGVGSYVYRAVTQGNTGVGFEAGIAIVILAIILDRLTQNAIRRTKKA; this is encoded by the coding sequence ATGAATATACCCAAAATCCCTTTAGCAGATTGGATTGGGGCGCTGGAAACATGGCTTGAAACCCATCTCGGTCCGCTTTTCAAGCTAATTAAAGTGGTCGTTGGCGAAACGGTTGGCGGACTAAATGCCGTTCTCGATTTTTTCCCTGCGATCGTGCTCATTATTCTTTTTACCGCAGCGGCTTGGTTTCTCGGCAAATGGCGCATGGCGCTGTTTACGTTTATCGGCCTGCTCATCATTGATAATCTCGGCTACTGGAGCCAGACGATGCAGACGCTGTCGCTTGTGCTGACCTCCGCCCTCATTTCAGTCGTGGTCGGTGTTCCTGTTGGCATTTTGTGTGCACGTAAAAATAGCATTCAAAATATCGTTACTCCGATTCTTGACTTTATGCAAACGATGCCGGCCTTCGTTTATTTGCTGCCTGCCGTCTCCTTCTTCTCGCTTGGCGTCGTGCCTGGCGTCATCGCTTCGATTATTTTTGCGATTCCACCAACAATTCGCATGACCAATCTTGGCATACGCCAAGTTCCGGAAGAGCTGACGGAAGCGGCGGACGCGTTCGGCTCTACACCGTCGCAGAAGCTGATCAAGCTGCAATTGCCGATTGCGCTGCCAAGCATAATGGCGGGCATCAATCAGACGATTATGCTGTCGCTTTCGATGGTCGTTATCGCATCTATGATCGGCGCTCAAGGTGTCGGCTCGTACGTTTACCGTGCGGTGACACAGGGCAACACCGGTGTTGGCTTTGAGGCGGGGATTGCCATCGTTATACTGGCGATTATCCTCGACCGCTTGACGCAAAATGCGATTCGCCGTACGAAAAAAGCGTAA
- a CDS encoding histidine kinase, producing the protein MLHALLVHDCVTERAIITDVFTEQHIQISAESRLEAALLWFEHGGEADLCVIDASLAEEAVALCRAIREAAVRKDLYIILLLDLEGRGQLESLYEAGMNDYLLRPFAAAELKQKLDMLLQLKRFEAGLVETELAMLRAKIKPHFLFNAIGTIIFISKRNAEEARTLLRSLSEFLRGSFDFENKADVVSFKVELALVNAYLNLEKARFGSRLHVNYNLKATQFYLPPFILQTLVENAIRHGLTARLIGGTIDIGTLLVPAGVRVTIKDDGVGIREEELERFAQVKQHSEYRRMAARGQRQGMGLANTNERLLRHFGTGLQIRRRKSGGTTVSFLIPAQGGLVNAERCGGG; encoded by the coding sequence TTGCTTCATGCGCTTCTCGTTCATGACTGCGTAACCGAAAGAGCGATTATTACGGATGTTTTCACGGAACAACATATACAAATCTCGGCCGAGAGCAGGCTGGAAGCCGCTTTGCTCTGGTTCGAGCACGGCGGGGAAGCAGATTTATGCGTCATCGATGCTTCCTTGGCGGAGGAGGCGGTTGCCTTATGCCGTGCCATACGCGAGGCAGCCGTCAGGAAGGATTTGTATATCATTTTGCTGCTTGACCTGGAGGGCAGGGGACAATTAGAAAGCCTTTATGAAGCCGGGATGAATGATTATTTATTGCGGCCCTTTGCCGCCGCTGAGCTAAAGCAAAAGCTAGACATGCTCCTGCAGCTGAAAAGATTCGAGGCGGGGCTTGTGGAGACGGAGCTGGCGATGCTGCGGGCGAAGATAAAGCCGCATTTTTTATTTAACGCGATTGGAACGATTATATTTATTAGCAAGCGCAATGCGGAGGAGGCAAGGACACTGCTGCGCAGCCTAAGCGAATTTTTGCGCGGCAGCTTTGATTTTGAGAACAAGGCGGATGTCGTATCCTTCAAAGTCGAGCTGGCGCTCGTAAACGCCTACTTGAACTTGGAAAAGGCGAGATTTGGCAGCCGTCTGCATGTCAATTACAACTTGAAGGCTACACAATTCTATCTGCCTCCCTTTATCCTTCAGACGTTAGTGGAAAATGCCATTCGCCATGGCCTCACAGCAAGGTTGATTGGCGGAACGATTGATATAGGGACGCTGCTTGTCCCTGCTGGTGTGCGAGTGACAATCAAGGATGATGGCGTAGGCATTCGGGAGGAGGAGCTTGAGCGTTTCGCGCAGGTGAAGCAGCACTCGGAATACAGGCGAATGGCCGCCAGAGGGCAGCGCCAGGGCATGGGGCTTGCTAATACGAATGAGCGGCTCCTTCGCCATTTCGGCACAGGTCTGCAAATCAGGCGCCGCAAAAGCGGGGGAACGACCGTAAGCTTTTTGATACCAGCGCAGGGGGGACTTGTAAATGCTGAACGTTGCGGTGGTGGATGA
- a CDS encoding methyl-accepting chemotaxis protein, whose protein sequence is MKWFNNLKISVKLISAFLIVAIILGVVGLFGIYNLGKMNTSQDDMYFNNLIPVKEAYEAQVNYTRLRVQIRNLYLHDTDQQKQAELATIKETTALVDQAVDKYKATDLSVTAQKIIDSYDVEWKTYQDVYARAIEIGSSGNEAAFKGFINNELKTQGDIVFNLLKESIELSILEADQANQRGEETYNSALTITIIMVVLAFLLSIVFGIVLARMISKPLGRIVVLAKNVADGDLREKVNIDSTDEVGKLASSFNHMIDRLNGTVSGIIESSHNVAAAAEQISAATEEIAGGSTAQATAAQTIHELFSELKMAIQSVAQSTEQASELSDSAMKIAREGRTIIDDSVKSMNGVREQMSQLEQDSHQVGDIIEVIEDIADQTNLLALNAAIEAARAGEQGRGFAVVADEVRKLAERSGEATKKITVIIQGMQQNTKRSVNAVEESAALSEKTGEAFERITKMVNDTGHRVSEIAAASEEQAAQAANVLTTVENVSAAAEESAASSEESAATAQSLAQLADDLQHTVSSFKTA, encoded by the coding sequence ATGAAATGGTTCAACAACTTGAAAATCAGCGTCAAATTAATATCCGCGTTTCTGATCGTTGCGATTATTTTAGGTGTTGTCGGTCTGTTTGGCATTTATAATTTAGGTAAAATGAATACGTCCCAGGATGATATGTATTTTAACAATTTGATTCCGGTTAAAGAAGCTTATGAGGCTCAGGTCAACTATACCCGTTTGCGTGTACAGATCCGAAACCTTTATTTGCATGATACGGATCAGCAGAAGCAGGCGGAGCTTGCTACGATTAAGGAAACTACAGCACTCGTCGATCAGGCTGTTGATAAATATAAAGCGACCGATTTAAGTGTTACTGCCCAAAAAATCATCGATAGCTATGATGTGGAATGGAAAACCTATCAAGACGTTTATGCGCGCGCAATTGAAATCGGCAGCTCGGGCAATGAAGCAGCATTCAAAGGCTTCATTAACAACGAGCTGAAAACGCAAGGCGATATTGTTTTCAATTTGCTGAAGGAAAGCATTGAGCTTTCCATTCTTGAAGCCGATCAAGCGAATCAAAGGGGCGAGGAAACGTATAACAGTGCACTGACCATTACGATTATTATGGTGGTGCTGGCATTCCTCCTGAGTATTGTCTTTGGCATTGTGCTGGCTCGAATGATTTCGAAGCCGCTGGGACGGATCGTTGTTTTGGCGAAAAATGTGGCCGATGGCGACCTGCGCGAGAAGGTGAACATCGACTCCACAGACGAGGTCGGCAAGCTTGCTAGCTCCTTCAACCATATGATTGACCGTTTGAATGGAACGGTTAGCGGCATTATTGAATCGTCGCATAACGTAGCTGCGGCAGCGGAGCAAATTTCGGCGGCGACAGAGGAAATTGCCGGCGGCAGCACGGCTCAGGCAACGGCAGCACAGACGATTCATGAGCTGTTCAGCGAGCTGAAGATGGCGATCCAATCGGTCGCTCAAAGTACGGAGCAAGCATCCGAGCTATCGGATTCCGCGATGAAAATTGCTAGGGAAGGCCGCACCATTATCGACGATTCGGTGAAAAGCATGAACGGCGTGCGCGAGCAAATGTCCCAGCTGGAGCAGGATTCCCATCAGGTTGGCGATATTATCGAGGTCATTGAGGATATTGCCGATCAAACGAATCTGCTTGCGCTGAATGCAGCCATTGAGGCTGCCCGGGCAGGCGAGCAAGGACGCGGCTTTGCTGTTGTAGCTGATGAGGTGCGCAAGCTGGCGGAGCGAAGCGGCGAAGCGACGAAGAAAATTACGGTCATCATTCAAGGCATGCAGCAAAATACGAAGCGCAGCGTGAATGCAGTCGAGGAAAGCGCAGCATTGTCGGAGAAAACCGGAGAAGCGTTCGAGCGCATTACGAAGATGGTCAACGATACAGGCCATCGCGTGTCCGAAATTGCCGCAGCAAGCGAAGAGCAGGCGGCCCAAGCCGCAAACGTGCTGACTACCGTTGAAAATGTGTCCGCCGCAGCCGAAGAGTCCGCAGCAAGCAGCGAAGAATCCGCTGCAACCGCGCAATCGCTGGCCCAGCTGGCGGATGATCTCCAGCATACGGTGTCGAGCTTTAAGACGGCGTAG
- a CDS encoding GbsR/MarR family transcriptional regulator: MDELAALTEEQQQQLLKTRRRVIESIGKNMDLYGITLSIGHLYGNMYFNREPVTLDEMSATMGMSKTSMSTGMRTLYDLKMINKVWGKGSRKDLYEVVPDWHENFTDFFSIKWRKAAEQNVLALTRSLKEIEQLEENTEQSEAFLEVLASDRQKLQEALAYYKWLGRLIDAFESGEIYKLIPKEE, encoded by the coding sequence ATGGATGAACTTGCAGCATTAACAGAAGAGCAGCAGCAGCAGTTGCTGAAGACGCGTCGGCGCGTCATTGAATCAATTGGCAAAAACATGGATCTATATGGCATAACGCTGTCCATCGGGCATTTATATGGCAATATGTATTTCAACCGCGAGCCTGTCACGCTGGACGAAATGAGTGCTACGATGGGCATGAGCAAAACGTCAATGAGCACCGGAATGCGGACGTTATACGATCTGAAAATGATCAATAAAGTATGGGGCAAAGGCTCACGCAAAGATTTGTATGAGGTAGTGCCGGACTGGCATGAGAACTTTACAGACTTCTTCTCTATCAAATGGAGGAAGGCTGCGGAGCAAAATGTGCTTGCCCTAACCCGTTCTCTGAAGGAAATTGAACAGCTTGAGGAAAACACAGAGCAGTCCGAAGCCTTTCTGGAGGTGCTAGCTAGCGACAGGCAGAAGCTACAGGAAGCCCTTGCTTATTACAAATGGCTGGGACGCCTCATTGATGCTTTTGAATCAGGAGAAATTTACAAGCTGATTCCGAAGGAAGAGTAG